CAGGTAAGACGGCTGCTGATCAGGTCACCCAGACAAAGAATACAGAAGCTGATCGACACCCTTGCTTGGAGAAGCCCAGCCGACCAAGAGATGACATGGCTTGCAGCGAGAATTGTGGAGCATCTCGCTAGCGACCTCAACCTTGCTCACTTTCCAGGAACATTGGATTGTATATCCTCCCTCCTCCACCACAAAACTCTCCATTTACCGTTTGTAACTGGGCAAAGGGGTGGTGGTGAAGGAATTGATAAGGATCTGCTTTTGCCGGGCTTGAGAATTCTAGAGAACCTGGCACACGACACACATAACTGCACACTGATATACAACTCCAGGGGTCTTCTTTCAAAAATTGTTGCGCCTGTCAGCTCCAACGAATTTGTAGAAGATACCAAGAGCAGCACTTCATGGACCAAGGTAGTTGAGGGATCACTCAAAGTGGTGAGCCGGCTCATGGGTTCTTCAGGAAGCACTGGCATAAAGATGCGCAGACTAATTGCGAACAATAGTAATGCAGTCAAAAACTTGGAGGCCATTCTGGAAATGGATATGAAGAGCAACAGTGGTATCATAGAGCTACAGATGCGAGCTCTAGAGGTTCTTACACAACTAGCCTTGTATCATCCAACAAGTGCTCCTTCTGTGATGAGAAGAGAAAAACTTATTGAGAGGGCGCTACACATCTTCCTTACTGCAGATTGGATGGAAGATTATTTGAAAGATGTAAAAAAGAAGATTGACAAACCAACtccaagccaaaaaaatacttcagCAAGACCGTCAATGGGAACATTTAATAAGCTCTTTAAAAAGGTCATCAAAGAGAAGACGGCCAAACAAGTGAGAGAAGAGAAGATGAAAGAAGCTCAGGGAACTGCAGGCCGGCTTAAAGAAAAGGCTGGTGAAGCATTGGCCATGCTGTCCAGTGATTCAGAGGCTATCAAGAGCTTCACAGGATGCGATGATGATATCAATCGTCTTACTGAATTGCTCGACTGCAATATCAGGACCATTAAATGCAAAATAAGTACAACGGATACTGTGGAAATAGATATCAACACAGGCTGTCGTATTAGCGCAGGAGTCATCTTGAAGAATTTGAGCAACTACGTCAATGT
This region of Triticum aestivum cultivar Chinese Spring unplaced genomic scaffold, IWGSC CS RefSeq v2.1 scaffold158541, whole genome shotgun sequence genomic DNA includes:
- the LOC123176752 gene encoding uncharacterized protein; translated protein: MTWLAARIVEHLASDLNLAHFPGTLDCISSLLHHKTLHLPFVTGQRGGGEGIDKDLLLPGLRILENLAHDTHNCTLIYNSRGLLSKIVAPVSSNEFVEDTKSSTSWTKVVEGSLKVVSRLMGSSGSTGIKMRRLIANNSNAVKNLEAILEMDMKSNSGIIELQMRALEVLTQLALYHPTSAPSVMRREKLIERALHIFLTADWMEDYLKDVKKKIDKPTPSQKNTSARPSMGTFNKLFKKVIKEKTAKQVREEKMKEAQGTAGRLKEKAGEALAMLSSDSEAIKSFTGCDDDINRLTELLDCNIRTIKCKISTTDTVEIDINTGCRISAGVILKNLSNYVNVPTLRKVFKQLLSVEQDEPFTSGCPNEQCGDRSLQTPRDTLEDFVVRLKKMVEDNMYATPACLAIQKLTCELVIEFIKDDQNVEMIDRHNIVATLLEASEVMDCLESDMLFAGVDHDCYGVPLKPLSSVLAKNAEDLLTQRRQALGITINIGPASAPIP